GCGCCGCAGGCGCTGGAGGTCCAGGCGGTGGCGTTCGGGCTCACGCCCGAGGAGGTCGCGGTACGGCTGCACATCGTGGGGCGGCACGCCCGGCAGCCGGGGGTGATCGCGCTCGGGGCGATGAGCGGGGAGCGGCTGGTCGGGTTCGGGTACGGGATGCCCAACCAGCGGGAGCACTGGTGGAGCACGGTGATCGAGCCGTACCTGACCGCGCGGGGGCACGAGGACTGGCTGGACGGGGTGTTCGCCATCACCGAGCTGCACGTGTTGCCGGAGTTCCAGGGGCAGGGGGTCGGTTCGCGGATCATCCGGACGCTGTGCGAGCGGTCGGGGCTGGACCGGAGCATCCTCTCGGCGATCGACGCGGAGACGCCGGCGCGGCGGTTGTACCGGGGGTTGGGGTACCAGGACCTGGCGCGGGCGGTGCGGTTTCCGGCGACGGATCGGCTGTATGCGGTGATGGGGGCTCGGTTGCCCTTGCGGGGGGCTCAGGGCGCCTAGGGGGTCAGGCGGCGGGGGTTTTCAGAGGGAGCCGGCGAGTTCGAGGTGGAGTTCGGCGTCTTGGTGGCGGCCTGCGGTGAGGGCGCGGAGGGCCAGGTCGACGGCTCGGAAGAGGGTCCAGCCGCGTAGGCGGTCCCGGTCGACGTCGAGGGCGTCGGAGAGCTGGTGGAGCCGCCGGCGGAGGGCGGCGGGGACGCCGGGGGAGCCGAGCAGGGTGTC
The genomic region above belongs to Streptomyces sp. 1331.2 and contains:
- a CDS encoding GNAT family N-acetyltransferase, encoding MDQLTGVTIGAIDLAAWAPQALEVQAVAFGLTPEEVAVRLHIVGRHARQPGVIALGAMSGERLVGFGYGMPNQREHWWSTVIEPYLTARGHEDWLDGVFAITELHVLPEFQGQGVGSRIIRTLCERSGLDRSILSAIDAETPARRLYRGLGYQDLARAVRFPATDRLYAVMGARLPLRGAQGA